In Pleurocapsa sp. PCC 7319, the following are encoded in one genomic region:
- a CDS encoding 30S ribosomal protein S1 — translation MVNQQANSTQDIGFTHEDFAALLDKYDYHFSPGDIVAGTVFSMEPRGALIDIGAKTAAYIPIQEMSINRVDNPSEVLQADETREFFILTDENEDGQLTLSIRRIEYMRAWERVRQLQQEDATVRSNVFATNRGGALVRIEGLRGFIPGSHISARETKEDLVGEDLPLKFLEVDEERNRLVLSHRRALVERKMNGLEVGQVVKGSVRGIKPYGAFIDIGGVSGLLHISEISHDHIDTPHSVFGVNDELKVMIIDLDAERGRISLSTKQLEPEPGDMLKNREIVFEKAEEMAEKYRQKLLAEAEGITLEEEIPSASEEPVVAEDAEETVVNETTDTEDVEETVDETTEETVDETTEETVDETTEETVDETTEETVDETTEETVDETTEETVAVDSTEDSEGEMVGAAAEE, via the coding sequence ATGGTCAATCAGCAAGCAAACAGTACTCAAGATATTGGTTTCACTCACGAAGATTTCGCAGCTCTCCTTGATAAATATGACTATCACTTCAGTCCTGGGGATATAGTAGCGGGAACAGTTTTTAGTATGGAACCAAGGGGAGCTCTGATTGACATTGGTGCTAAAACAGCTGCTTATATTCCGATTCAGGAAATGTCAATTAACCGCGTTGACAACCCTAGCGAAGTACTTCAAGCAGATGAAACCAGAGAGTTTTTCATTTTAACTGATGAAAATGAAGATGGACAGCTAACCCTTTCTATAAGACGTATTGAGTATATGCGTGCCTGGGAACGGGTTAGACAACTACAGCAAGAAGATGCCACGGTGCGCTCCAATGTATTTGCCACTAATCGTGGTGGTGCGTTAGTTAGAATTGAAGGGTTAAGAGGCTTTATTCCTGGTTCTCACATCAGCGCGAGGGAAACCAAAGAAGATTTAGTAGGGGAAGATTTACCACTCAAATTTTTAGAAGTAGATGAAGAACGTAATCGATTAGTTCTTAGTCATCGTCGAGCCTTAGTAGAGCGTAAGATGAATGGCTTAGAAGTAGGTCAGGTCGTCAAAGGTTCTGTGCGTGGTATCAAGCCTTATGGTGCATTTATTGACATTGGTGGGGTTAGCGGATTACTTCATATTTCCGAGATATCTCACGATCATATCGATACTCCCCACAGCGTATTTGGTGTGAATGATGAGCTAAAAGTAATGATTATCGACCTAGATGCCGAAAGAGGTCGTATATCTCTTTCCACTAAGCAGCTAGAGCCAGAACCTGGTGATATGCTCAAAAATAGAGAGATAGTATTTGAAAAAGCCGAAGAAATGGCTGAAAAGTATCGCCAGAAACTATTGGCTGAAGCGGAAGGAATTACTCTAGAAGAAGAGATTCCCTCAGCATCGGAAGAGCCTGTTGTAGCAGAAGATGCCGAGGAGACAGTAGTAAATGAGACTACAGATACAGAAGATGTAGAGGAAACAGTAGACGAAACTACAGAGGAAACAGTAGACGAAACTACAGAGGAAACAGTAGACGAAACTACAGAGGAAACAGTAGACGAAACTACAGAGGAAACAGTAGACGAAACTACAGAGGAAACAGTAGACGAAACTACAGAGGAAACAGTAGCAGTGGATTCTACCGAAGATTCTGAAGGAGAGATGGTAGGTGCTGCGGCAGAAGAATAA
- a CDS encoding HAD family hydrolase yields the protein MSIAIACQDLKFEDISAIIFDKDGTLENSLVFWREVGIRRARIIDAQIPGVGEPLLMSFGIQDNALDPTGLLAVGSRQENEIAAAAYIAETGRSWFEAKQIAQEAFREVSESKYLIKNPESAPLFPEVRATLEFLASKGLKLGILSADSTEEVTNFVVNHQLEDYIKLNMGVDDEITKPDPRLFIEACQALEVSPSQTLMVGDSQVDIALGISANAAGTIAVCRHGNLELSQANIQISNLSEIQTLSSSN from the coding sequence TTGTCGATCGCGATCGCTTGCCAAGATCTAAAATTTGAAGACATATCTGCCATTATTTTTGATAAAGATGGTACTTTAGAAAATTCTTTAGTTTTTTGGCGAGAAGTAGGTATTAGAAGAGCCCGTATAATTGATGCTCAGATTCCAGGGGTGGGAGAGCCTTTGCTGATGTCATTTGGCATTCAGGACAATGCCTTAGATCCTACAGGTTTGTTAGCAGTTGGTAGCCGACAGGAAAATGAAATTGCGGCCGCAGCTTACATTGCTGAGACAGGACGAAGCTGGTTCGAGGCGAAACAAATTGCTCAAGAGGCGTTTAGAGAAGTATCAGAATCCAAATATTTGATTAAAAATCCTGAATCTGCCCCATTATTTCCTGAAGTGAGAGCAACACTTGAATTTTTAGCTAGTAAAGGTTTAAAATTGGGAATTCTATCTGCAGATTCAACGGAGGAAGTGACAAACTTTGTAGTCAATCATCAGCTTGAGGACTACATCAAGCTAAATATGGGAGTAGACGATGAAATTACTAAGCCAGATCCCAGACTGTTTATAGAAGCTTGCCAAGCACTAGAGGTTAGTCCTAGTCAAACCCTTATGGTTGGAGATTCTCAAGTAGACATTGCTTTGGGGATATCGGCAAATGCCGCCGGGACGATCGCGGTTTGTCGTCACGGAAATCTGGAATTATCTCAAGCAAATATTCAAATTTCTAATCTTTCAGAAATTCAAACTTTGTCATCCTCAAATTAA
- the rnhA gene encoding ribonuclease HI: protein MVSNSQLSHPKEEVIIYTDGACTGNPGAGGYGAVLIFGDRRQEISGGYQLTTNNRMEMMGAITALKSLEHKSKVKLHSDSKYIVDAIVKGWAKKWQANGWKRNKKEMAKNPDLWQQLLELCQIHDVEFVWVKGHAGIPENERCDRLAVSAAQQGNLATDQGYIS, encoded by the coding sequence CTGGTTAGCAACTCGCAATTATCCCATCCTAAGGAAGAAGTGATTATCTATACAGATGGTGCTTGCACTGGCAATCCTGGTGCGGGGGGATATGGTGCAGTACTCATCTTTGGAGATCGACGACAGGAAATTTCTGGTGGGTATCAACTCACTACCAATAATCGCATGGAAATGATGGGAGCGATCACTGCCTTAAAATCCTTGGAACATAAGTCCAAGGTAAAACTTCACAGCGACTCTAAGTATATTGTCGATGCCATAGTCAAAGGCTGGGCTAAAAAATGGCAAGCCAACGGTTGGAAAAGAAATAAAAAAGAAATGGCTAAAAATCCCGATCTGTGGCAACAATTACTAGAACTCTGTCAAATCCACGATGTTGAATTTGTTTGGGTAAAAGGTCATGCCGGAATCCCCGAAAATGAAAGATGCGATCGCCTTGCTGTTAGTGCAGCACAACAGGGAAACTTAGCAACAGATCAAGGATATATTAGCTAA
- the psbB gene encoding photosystem II chlorophyll-binding protein CP47 encodes MGLPWYRVHTVVLNDPGRLISVHLMHTALVAGWAGSMALFELATFDPSDSVLNPMWRQGMFVLPFMARLGVDTSWGGWSVTGETGLNPGFWSFEGVAIAHIVLSGLLFLAAVWHWVYWDLDLFVDPRTGQTALDLPKMFGIHLFLSGLLCFGFGAFHLTGLWGPGMWVSDAFGVTGHVQPVAPEWGPSGFNPFNPGGVVAHHIAAGVVGIIAGLFHLSVRPPERLYKALRMGNIETVLSSSIAAVFFAAFVVTGTMWYGNATTPIELFGPTRYQWDSGYFKQEMERRVETSMDDGLTRSEAWSRIPEKLAFYDYVGNSPAKGGLFRTGAMDSGDGIAQEWLGHAVFTDSEGRELEARRMPNFFETFPVILTDADGVVRADIPFRRAESKLSVEQSGVNVSFYGGALDGQTFNDAPTVKKYARKAQLGEAFSFDTETLDSDGVFRTSPRGWFTFGHACFALLFFFGHIWHGSRTLYRDVFAGVDPELEEEQVEWGFYQKVGDKSTRSQQEA; translated from the coding sequence ATGGGACTACCTTGGTATCGAGTTCACACAGTCGTCCTGAATGACCCAGGAAGGCTTATATCAGTTCATCTAATGCACACCGCTTTAGTAGCAGGGTGGGCGGGGTCTATGGCTCTATTTGAGTTGGCAACTTTTGATCCCAGCGATTCTGTACTTAACCCCATGTGGCGGCAGGGTATGTTCGTCTTGCCTTTTATGGCTCGTTTAGGTGTAGATACATCTTGGGGTGGCTGGAGTGTTACTGGTGAAACTGGACTAAATCCCGGTTTTTGGTCTTTTGAAGGTGTTGCGATCGCGCATATCGTATTATCCGGGTTGCTGTTCTTGGCAGCAGTTTGGCATTGGGTGTACTGGGATCTAGATTTATTTGTAGATCCTCGTACTGGTCAGACAGCTTTGGATTTACCCAAAATGTTTGGTATTCATTTGTTCTTGTCTGGTCTTCTTTGTTTCGGTTTTGGAGCATTTCACCTCACAGGTTTGTGGGGACCAGGAATGTGGGTATCAGACGCATTTGGTGTGACTGGTCATGTCCAACCAGTGGCTCCTGAATGGGGTCCATCAGGGTTTAATCCCTTTAACCCTGGCGGTGTTGTAGCGCACCACATTGCTGCTGGTGTGGTCGGAATTATTGCTGGTTTATTTCATCTCAGTGTTCGTCCTCCAGAAAGACTATATAAGGCTCTCAGGATGGGTAATATTGAAACAGTTCTCTCCAGTAGTATTGCGGCAGTATTCTTCGCGGCATTCGTGGTGACAGGAACTATGTGGTACGGTAATGCCACTACTCCTATCGAATTGTTTGGACCTACTCGTTATCAGTGGGATTCGGGGTACTTTAAACAGGAAATGGAACGACGTGTTGAAACCAGCATGGATGATGGCTTAACTCGCTCCGAAGCTTGGTCAAGAATTCCTGAGAAACTTGCCTTCTACGACTATGTAGGAAATAGTCCCGCTAAGGGAGGTTTATTCCGTACCGGCGCAATGGATAGTGGTGATGGTATTGCCCAAGAGTGGTTAGGACACGCTGTATTCACTGATAGTGAAGGTCGTGAACTGGAGGCTCGTCGTATGCCTAACTTCTTTGAAACCTTCCCTGTTATTTTGACAGATGCAGATGGAGTTGTCAGAGCCGATATACCTTTCCGTCGTGCAGAATCTAAACTGAGTGTAGAACAAAGTGGAGTTAACGTCAGCTTCTATGGTGGTGCTTTAGATGGTCAGACATTTAACGATGCACCAACTGTCAAAAAATATGCTCGTAAAGCGCAACTAGGTGAAGCTTTCTCGTTTGACACAGAAACTTTAGACTCTGACGGTGTATTCCGTACTAGTCCTCGAGGTTGGTTCACTTTCGGTCACGCTTGTTTCGCTCTATTATTCTTCTTTGGTCATATTTGGCATGGTTCTCGTACTTTGTACAGAGATGTATTTGCTGGTGTTGACCCTGAACTAGAAGAGGAGCAAGTAGAATGGGGCTTCTATCAAAAAGTGGGTGATAAATCTACTCGTTCCCAACAAGAAGCCTAG
- the metK gene encoding methionine adenosyltransferase: protein MSRNYLFTSESVTEGHPDKICDQISDTILDALLSQDPLSRVAAEVVVNTGLVLVTGEITTKAQVNYVDLVREKIAEIGYTHAENGFSANSCSILIALDEQSPDISQGVTSAQEQRENMSDHELDQIGAGDQGIMFGFACNETPELMPMPISLAHRMSRRLAFVRKQGNLDYLRPDGKTQVSVQYEDGKPVGIDTILISTQHTETIGDLSEGSSVQKKIKDDLWSAVVQPIFADLELKPDDKTRFLVNPTGKFVVGGPQGDSGLTGRKIIVDTYGGYSRHGGGAFSGKDPTKVDRSASYACRYVANNIVAAGLADKCEVQVSYAIGVAKPVSIFVETFNTAKIAEEKLLELVQQYFELRPAGIIQTLNLRNLPQERSGRFYQDVAAYGHFGRTDLDLPWEKTDKAQQLKEATLSTTAA from the coding sequence TTGTCTCGCAACTACTTATTTACCTCCGAATCAGTCACAGAAGGTCATCCCGATAAAATTTGTGATCAAATTTCCGACACTATTTTAGATGCTTTATTATCCCAAGACCCTTTAAGTCGCGTTGCGGCAGAGGTGGTAGTAAATACCGGCTTAGTTTTAGTCACGGGAGAAATTACTACTAAAGCTCAGGTCAATTATGTAGATTTAGTCAGAGAAAAAATTGCTGAAATTGGCTATACTCATGCAGAAAATGGGTTCTCGGCTAATAGTTGTTCTATATTAATTGCTCTAGATGAACAATCCCCAGATATTTCTCAGGGAGTAACCTCTGCTCAAGAGCAACGGGAAAATATGAGCGATCATGAGCTAGATCAAATTGGGGCTGGCGATCAGGGAATTATGTTCGGGTTTGCTTGCAATGAAACTCCTGAATTGATGCCCATGCCCATTAGTTTGGCTCACCGTATGTCTCGTCGTTTGGCATTTGTACGTAAGCAAGGAAATTTAGACTATCTTCGTCCTGATGGTAAAACTCAGGTTTCGGTTCAATATGAAGATGGCAAACCTGTGGGAATTGACACTATTTTAATCTCTACTCAGCATACTGAAACCATCGGCGATCTATCTGAAGGTAGTTCTGTGCAGAAAAAAATCAAAGACGATCTCTGGTCAGCAGTAGTTCAACCAATATTTGCTGATTTAGAGTTAAAACCTGATGATAAAACACGTTTTCTCGTGAATCCTACAGGTAAGTTTGTAGTTGGTGGTCCTCAAGGTGATTCTGGTCTGACGGGTCGCAAAATTATTGTTGATACTTATGGTGGTTATTCACGTCATGGTGGTGGTGCTTTTTCTGGAAAAGATCCCACTAAAGTAGATCGTAGTGCCTCATATGCCTGCCGTTATGTTGCTAACAATATAGTAGCAGCTGGATTAGCAGATAAATGTGAAGTACAAGTTAGTTATGCCATTGGTGTGGCAAAACCAGTGAGTATTTTTGTAGAAACTTTTAACACTGCTAAGATTGCCGAAGAAAAGTTGTTAGAACTAGTTCAGCAATACTTTGAATTGCGTCCCGCGGGTATTATCCAGACTCTCAATCTAAGGAATTTACCTCAAGAAAGAAGCGGTCGTTTTTATCAGGATGTAGCTGCATACGGACACTTCGGCAGAACCGATTTAGATTTGCCTTGGGAAAAAACTGACAAAGCCCAACAGCTAAAAGAAGCTACATTATCAACTACTGCTGCTTAA
- the nrdR gene encoding transcriptional regulator NrdR has protein sequence MHCPNCQHTESRVLESRSTESGQSIRRRRECLNCKQRFTTYERIEFVPITVIKRDSSRESFDRSKLIRGIVRACEKTTVSYQKIETIVDDIEAKLQQNSGKEFHSRDIGELVLNNLRHENEVAYIRFASVYRKFQGIKDFIETLNLLQSENSQAQDLIWQDGENPTSSPQIIDCIS, from the coding sequence ATGCATTGTCCGAATTGCCAGCACACAGAAAGTCGAGTTTTAGAGTCTCGTTCTACAGAAAGTGGGCAGAGTATTCGTCGTCGTAGAGAGTGTCTCAACTGTAAACAACGTTTTACCACCTACGAGAGAATTGAGTTTGTTCCCATTACAGTAATCAAGAGAGATAGTAGTAGAGAGTCTTTTGACCGTTCTAAGCTTATTCGAGGAATAGTACGAGCTTGTGAAAAGACCACAGTATCATATCAAAAAATTGAAACAATTGTTGATGACATTGAAGCTAAACTCCAACAAAATTCAGGTAAAGAGTTCCACAGCAGGGACATCGGAGAACTGGTTTTGAACAACTTGCGTCACGAGAATGAAGTGGCTTACATTCGCTTCGCTTCAGTTTACCGAAAATTTCAGGGAATTAAAGACTTTATTGAAACTTTAAATCTACTTCAAAGTGAAAATTCTCAAGCGCAAGATTTAATCTGGCAAGATGGGGAAAACCCAACTTCATCTCCTCAGATTATTGACTGTATTTCATAG
- the cobJ gene encoding precorrin-3B C(17)-methyltransferase, producing the protein MDNSCFNQFSPLAAIATHTQAAQVLKPLSQNAEIQLWLPSSVEQQENSQHYDSSLKQHLESIWTKNRALIFCLATGAVVRLIAPLLQNKSQDPAVVVIDAQGDYVISLCSGHQGKADLLAQLVASQIGATAIITGASHNLSLPAIDVLGFTYGWRKGSGDWLGVMSAIARQESVQVIQESGSTLWQEHLPEKHPFNFNCSESQRTLTKSTAAENQLTNDSQLKNVSPQARIWISHTKKKFAPRSDFPEVQWHPKVLWIGVGCERGTSRQLIETAIDETCRTYHLSIEAIAGIASIDLKADETGILEVCRRRNLAFKTFDASQLNQVEVPTPSKVVAQEVGTPSVAEAAAILVGDILLVSKQIFKSDSQPGAVTVAVSQSNLEYIGRTGKLYLVGIGPGNLGQITPAAQTAIVQADVVIGYSLYTDLIKSLHRPGQIIESSPITQEQQRAQRAIELAQWGLTVAVVSSGDCGIYGMAGLVLEELQATGWQGKTPQVQVFPGISALQSAASRVGAPLMHDFCAISLSDLLTSWEVIEKRLTAAASGDFITALYNPRSQKRQQQIIIAQEIFSQHRQPDTPVAIVHGAYREDEQVILTTLDKMLDQPIDMLTTVIIGNTNTRNYANWMITPRGYFDQKNDAE; encoded by the coding sequence TTGGATAATTCTTGTTTTAACCAGTTTTCTCCTCTTGCAGCGATCGCAACTCATACCCAAGCAGCGCAAGTTCTTAAGCCTCTATCTCAAAACGCTGAGATTCAATTATGGTTGCCTTCCTCGGTAGAGCAGCAAGAAAATTCTCAACACTACGACAGTTCACTTAAACAACATCTAGAATCTATTTGGACAAAAAATCGAGCTTTGATCTTTTGTCTAGCTACAGGTGCAGTAGTGAGGTTGATTGCACCCCTGCTGCAAAATAAGTCGCAAGACCCTGCTGTAGTGGTAATTGATGCTCAAGGTGACTATGTAATTAGCCTTTGTAGTGGACATCAGGGTAAAGCTGATTTACTTGCTCAGTTAGTAGCTAGTCAAATTGGCGCAACCGCAATTATTACGGGAGCATCTCATAACTTATCATTACCTGCTATTGATGTTTTGGGATTTACTTATGGTTGGCGCAAAGGTTCGGGTGATTGGTTAGGAGTAATGTCAGCGATCGCTAGACAAGAATCTGTCCAGGTAATTCAAGAATCTGGTTCAACTTTATGGCAAGAACATCTACCTGAAAAACATCCATTTAATTTCAACTGTTCTGAATCGCAACGAACTTTAACCAAAAGTACTGCTGCTGAAAACCAGTTAACAAATGACTCTCAACTAAAAAATGTTAGTCCCCAAGCTCGAATTTGGATTAGCCATACGAAAAAAAAATTTGCACCTCGCTCAGATTTTCCTGAGGTACAATGGCATCCCAAAGTATTATGGATAGGGGTTGGTTGCGAACGAGGAACATCCAGACAGTTAATTGAGACAGCCATAGATGAAACTTGTAGAACTTATCATTTGTCTATTGAAGCGATCGCCGGAATTGCCAGTATCGATCTCAAAGCTGACGAAACAGGAATTCTGGAAGTATGTCGTCGCCGTAATTTAGCTTTTAAAACTTTTGATGCTAGCCAATTAAATCAAGTTGAAGTGCCCACTCCATCAAAAGTAGTTGCCCAAGAAGTTGGAACACCCAGTGTTGCGGAAGCTGCTGCCATTCTGGTAGGAGATATTTTACTAGTATCAAAACAAATATTTAAATCCGACAGTCAACCAGGAGCTGTGACAGTAGCAGTTTCCCAATCTAATCTAGAGTATATTGGTCGGACAGGTAAGTTATACTTGGTCGGTATCGGTCCTGGGAACTTAGGACAAATTACCCCTGCTGCCCAAACGGCTATTGTCCAAGCAGATGTTGTAATCGGTTACAGTCTATATACCGATCTAATCAAATCATTACATCGACCAGGACAAATAATTGAATCTTCCCCCATCACCCAAGAGCAACAAAGGGCTCAACGAGCCATAGAACTAGCCCAGTGGGGTTTAACTGTAGCAGTAGTTTCCTCTGGAGACTGTGGTATTTATGGGATGGCAGGCTTAGTATTAGAAGAATTACAGGCAACAGGATGGCAAGGTAAGACCCCCCAAGTACAAGTTTTTCCTGGTATCTCAGCCCTTCAATCAGCAGCTTCTCGAGTCGGTGCACCTTTAATGCATGACTTTTGCGCCATAAGTCTGAGTGATTTATTAACCTCTTGGGAGGTGATTGAAAAACGATTAACGGCAGCAGCCAGTGGCGATTTTATTACTGCTCTTTATAATCCGCGATCGCAAAAACGCCAGCAACAAATAATTATCGCTCAAGAAATATTTTCTCAGCATCGTCAGCCAGATACTCCAGTAGCGATCGTTCATGGAGCCTATCGCGAGGATGAACAAGTCATTCTCACTACTCTAGATAAAATGTTAGACCAGCCTATAGATATGTTAACTACGGTAATTATCGGCAACACTAACACCCGCAACTATGCCAATTGGATGATTACTCCTAGGGGATATTTTGACCAGAAAAACGATGCAGAATGA
- a CDS encoding photosystem II reaction center protein T, protein MEAVAYILVLTMALAVLFFAIAFREPPRIEK, encoded by the coding sequence ATGGAAGCTGTTGCATACATTTTAGTTTTGACTATGGCACTCGCAGTTCTCTTTTTTGCGATCGCCTTCCGTGAACCTCCCCGTATTGAAAAGTAA
- a CDS encoding DUF2854 domain-containing protein, translated as MLRKIPLAAVGLTVGGILTAVGFYAYAVGMNTLNLAGFFYGIPLLLGGLALKAAELKPVPYTTETTPEVEKLRSQATPTQEQLRKDVTRYRYGQEAHLDESLEKLGLSPSDADRPELVGIQEQSRDGAYTLLMEFDSPFFSLEQWQERREKIEKFFGPDIIAEITQPQKSKIDLALKSVISNQ; from the coding sequence ATGTTGCGTAAAATACCATTGGCGGCTGTAGGCTTAACTGTTGGAGGAATTCTAACTGCTGTTGGTTTTTATGCCTATGCTGTCGGCATGAACACTCTTAATTTAGCGGGTTTCTTTTATGGAATTCCTTTGTTATTAGGTGGTTTGGCTCTCAAGGCTGCCGAATTAAAGCCAGTACCTTATACTACTGAAACTACTCCTGAAGTTGAAAAACTGCGATCGCAGGCTACTCCAACCCAAGAACAGTTACGGAAAGATGTGACTCGCTATCGCTATGGACAGGAAGCACATTTAGACGAATCCTTAGAGAAATTAGGTTTAAGTCCTTCAGATGCAGACAGACCAGAGTTAGTTGGTATTCAAGAGCAATCTAGAGATGGTGCTTACACTTTATTGATGGAATTTGATTCACCATTTTTCTCCCTAGAACAATGGCAAGAAAGACGAGAAAAAATTGAGAAGTTTTTTGGCCCCGACATAATTGCTGAAATTACCCAACCTCAAAAATCTAAAATTGACTTGGCCTTAAAGTCAGTAATCAGTAATCAGTAA